Within the Medicago truncatula cultivar Jemalong A17 chromosome 4, MtrunA17r5.0-ANR, whole genome shotgun sequence genome, the region aaaagttacaattaaataacttaaatggtACGGAAAATACTTAAAGGATAAACTTGttacaattaattaacttaaaaaaaaaaaaaaaacaaaaacaaaaaaacttaaaaaccaaTTTGTTGCATTGCGAACACAATGCAACAATATCCTTTATACCAAGTTCCAATAtatttttaagttgtttaaatAGTAATCCAGAAATTAAcaatttcttaacatgtctggGGAAATTTATGCATTTCAGGTCCTATGTATTACAAAGGATGGTACCACTTTTTCTACCAATACAATCCAAACGGTGCAGTTTGGGGAGATATAGTTTGGGGGCATGCTGTGTCAAGGGACATGATCCATTGGCTTCACCTTCCACTAGCAATGGTGGCCGATCAATGGTACGATAGTAACGGTGTTTGGACAGGCTCTGCTACCATCTTACCTGACGGTCAAGTCATCATGTTATATACTGGTTCAACCAATGAAACAGTGCAAGTCCAAAATCTTGCATACCCTGCTGATCTCAATGACCCTCTCCTTGTGGATTGGATCAAATACCCTGCCAACCCGGTTCTCGTCCCTCCACCAGGCATTCTTCCAAAGGACTTTCGCGACCCAACAACTGCTTGGCTCACTTCTGAAGGAAAATGGAGAATCACCATAGGCTCCAAGATTAACAAAACTGGCGTTGCTTTGGTTTACGACACAGTGGACTTCAAGACCTATGAGCGTAAAGAGGATTTGCTTGACGCTGTTCCTGGCACCGGTATGTGGGAGTGTGTGGACTTTTTCCCTGTTTCCATGAAGTCTGAAAATGGCTTGGATACTTCTGTTAATGGGGAGGAGGTTAAGCATGTGATGAAGGTGAGCTTGGATGATGATAGACATGATTACTATTCATTGGGAAATTATGATGAGAAGAAGGTTAAGTTCACAGCAGATGATTTGAAAAATGATGTTGGTATTGGACTTAGGTATGATTATGGTATATTCTATGCTTCCAAGACATTTTATGATCAGAAAAAGGATAGGAGAGTTTTGTGGGGTTGGATTGGAGAATCTGATAGCGAATATGCTGATGTCGCCAAAGGTTGGGCTTCAGTTCAGGTATACCGGATCTatctcattttaatttatttttttccgcctaaaatatttttttagtgccTGTGTTTTAACTCAAATTTCACAAATTGTGTAGAGCATTCCAAGAATTGTGAAGCTTGATAAGAAGACTGGTAGCAACTTACTTCAATGGCCTGTTGCAGAAGTTGAAAGTTTGAGACTAAAAAGCGATGAATTTAAAAACTTGAAGGTCAAGCCAGGGTCAGTTGTGTCACTAGATATTGATACTGCCACACAGGTTTGTATTCACATTATCAATCTAAGAAAACATggctaaattcaaaatttagttGCATAACATTTAACAGTTTTTTTGTGATTGCAACAGTTGGACATTTTAGCTGAATTTGAGATAGAAAAAGAAGCTCTGGAGAAAACAGCCCATTCCAATGTGGAGTATGAGTGCAGCAATAGTGGTGGAGCTTCTAAACGTGGTGCATTAGGACCTTTTGGTCTTTATGTTTTGGCAGATGGTGCTCTTTCTGAGTACACTCCTGTGTACTTTTATGTTGTTAAAGGAAGTGATGGAAAGCTTAAGACTTCTTTCTGCTCTGATCAATCAAGGTATCTAACTATAGGATCGGGTTTATGTGCAGTCACAAACTGCGTAAAATTATGCAGTCAAGGACACGTGATTGTTTGATTGTGATCGGGCAGTCCTTATAACAAAGTCagtaatttatttgaaaaaaataatcttatttGAGGAGGACTCTCCGATCTTGATCAAACGTTCACAGATTTCTTGACTGCGTGTGTGACTGCACTGAATCCAAATCCTTAACTATATGATTTTTCTAACTTGGTTGTTATAAATTCAATGTTGATTTagttgaactaattttgtaggTCTTCTCTAGCAAATGATGTTCATAAACAAATCTACGGGAGTGTAGTTCCAGTACTTGAAGGAGAAAAATTGTCCTTAAGGATATTGGTAAGTTGAGCCTTATTTCAAATGAGTACATGCACATTATCCACATTAATTAACGGACTTATATCTTTGTTATTATGATTTAGGTGGACCATTCTATAGTTGAAAGTTTTGCTCAAGGTGGAAGAACATGTATAACATCAAGAGTTTATCCAACAAGGGCAATTTATGGAGCTGCAAGATTGTTCTTATTCAACAATGCTATTGAGACCAATGTCACTGCCTCTCTCAAGGTTTGGCAGATGAATTCTGCATTTATACGCCCATACCACCCTGATCAAAAGAGCTAAACAAATTGAATTTGACATTAGAGACACACAATTGCAAAGACAAATTAAGGGGAAACTGTTTTCGTTGGTATGTTGTACCCAACAAATGTAATGATCAAATTATCAACTTGTTGTTCATTGTTGTGGGCTTTTTGTACGATATTCATTCCCCAATTTTTgtccaattattttattttttagaatttttcattGTAATTTGGTTACTCTCTACAAGTGATTGATTATATTCACATGGGGTTAATATTTCAATTGAAGAGAAATTATGTCAATGTTTTCTATGTCTCGAATAAAAATcagttatattaatttttctctaATTACAAGTAAAAACACAGTGATGTCCATTCTAATAATTTAACAGTTTAACGTATTTTTACTCttctttagaaagaaaaaaaaaaacatatttttttaaagaaaaaaaagtaaaaaaaaatctcttttatatagttatatctaaacaaattaaattatgttttataaaaaatgatttttattacgataaataaacaaaaaatagacTGTGATCATAAAATctctataaataatttttattttaatcagtAACAAACGGATACTATAAGagtgtttgttataatttttttaagaaagataatcacttctttttacacaaaaaaaatctctttaaaGAGTATCCTATGTGtttgttatatttaaaaaaaatcaaaatttacaaaaaaatctaaacttATCTTTGGGCGAAACGGCTGAATTTTCGGGCTTCGTTGTTATACTGTATTATATCTAGATTGTCGAGTTGAAAAAGTAAGAACTTATTTTTGGATGGTCACTTGATTCTCCTAAAATTTCTCATGTCTTCTCTatctatttgattttatttttttttgggggggggtgGGTGGGTTAGGGGATGTGGGAGTTCAATTTAGTGTTGTTAGATAAATGGTGTTAGAGGATGCATGTTGACAGAGGGGGTTGTGGTGTAAAGTTTTGTTAGCTCGGTATGGTGAGGTAGGGGTAGCTTAGAAAGGGTAGGAGATATTGTTCTAAGTGATGGAAACATTTGGTGAAGATCCGTCAAGAGATCGATATAGAGGTGGGGAAGCTGGTTTGATGATAATCTTAAGAGGGTAGTTGGTAATGAGTTAATACTTCTTTTTGGTTGGATACATGGGATGTTGTTTGCATGAGAGGGAGATCTGGTTGAGAAGTGTTGTGCTTTGCTTcagaatattgttttgcaggttgaTGTGGTAGATAGGTGGCAATGACGTTTAGATTTTGTCAACGGATATTCAGTTAGTGGAGTTTATCACTTTTTCGTTACTACCGAAGTCCGGTTAAATCTTTTGTGGTGGTGAACATTTGGCATAAAGGAGGTTCTATTGAAGGTCTCGGTTTTTGTGTGGCGTCTCTTCATAATCGACTTCCAACAAAGGATAATTTAATTTGGGGTGACATTCTTCAAGCAAATTCTAATCTTTGTGTCAGCGGATCTGTGATGGATGAAAATGTCGACCATCTATCTATTCTTGTGGTGCACTAATTTCAACAATATTTGGTATCTTATTCGAAATTGGATGGGCACTTACTCAGCTGA harbors:
- the LOC11426345 gene encoding acid beta-fructofuranosidase, with protein sequence MRNNDSPYTPLLNGPHNNNRKELLLIFCGLFLLASLIAFSGYKASDNVSVPHAHVSSSSSILSHEETKPNMVVSPSVSAGVSEKSNVFLSGPNKVGETESFPWNNTMLSWQRTSFHFQPEKNWMNDPNGPMYYKGWYHFFYQYNPNGAVWGDIVWGHAVSRDMIHWLHLPLAMVADQWYDSNGVWTGSATILPDGQVIMLYTGSTNETVQVQNLAYPADLNDPLLVDWIKYPANPVLVPPPGILPKDFRDPTTAWLTSEGKWRITIGSKINKTGVALVYDTVDFKTYERKEDLLDAVPGTGMWECVDFFPVSMKSENGLDTSVNGEEVKHVMKVSLDDDRHDYYSLGNYDEKKVKFTADDLKNDVGIGLRYDYGIFYASKTFYDQKKDRRVLWGWIGESDSEYADVAKGWASVQSIPRIVKLDKKTGSNLLQWPVAEVESLRLKSDEFKNLKVKPGSVVSLDIDTATQLDILAEFEIEKEALEKTAHSNVEYECSNSGGASKRGALGPFGLYVLADGALSEYTPVYFYVVKGSDGKLKTSFCSDQSRSSLANDVHKQIYGSVVPVLEGEKLSLRILVDHSIVESFAQGGRTCITSRVYPTRAIYGAARLFLFNNAIETNVTASLKVWQMNSAFIRPYHPDQKS